The Microbacter sp. GSS18 genome has a segment encoding these proteins:
- a CDS encoding DUF4031 domain-containing protein codes for MTILIDEPRWPAHGRLWSHLVSDSDLAELHAFAEANGIPRRGFDLDHYDVPDSAHDRLIAAGAQPVSGHELVRRLLASGLRVTARERRERRADG; via the coding sequence GTGACGATCCTGATCGACGAACCGCGCTGGCCGGCGCACGGCAGGCTGTGGTCCCATCTCGTCAGCGACTCCGACCTCGCCGAGCTCCACGCCTTCGCCGAAGCCAACGGGATCCCCCGCCGCGGGTTCGACCTCGACCACTACGACGTGCCGGACTCGGCGCACGACCGGCTCATCGCCGCCGGCGCCCAGCCCGTGTCCGGACACGAGCTGGTGCGCCGCCTGCTGGCCTCGGGCCTGCGGGTCACCGCGCGCGAGCGACGCGAGCGCCGCGCGGACGGCTGA
- the rpmA gene encoding 50S ribosomal protein L27 → MAHKKGASSTRNGRDSNAQRLGVKRFGGEVVNAGEIIVRQRGTHFHPGANVGRGGDDTLFALAAGSVEFGSKGGRKVVNIVAAAE, encoded by the coding sequence ATGGCACACAAGAAGGGCGCAAGCTCCACCCGCAACGGTCGTGACTCCAACGCGCAGCGCCTCGGCGTCAAGCGCTTCGGTGGCGAGGTCGTGAACGCCGGCGAGATCATCGTCCGCCAGCGCGGCACGCACTTCCACCCCGGCGCCAACGTCGGCCGCGGTGGCGACGACACCCTGTTCGCCCTCGCGGCGGGCTCGGTGGAGTTCGGCAGCAAGGGCGGCCGCAAGGTCGTCAACATCGTGGCGGCCGCGGAGTAA
- the rplU gene encoding 50S ribosomal protein L21, giving the protein MVYAVVRAGGRQEKVQVGTIVVLDRQQAKIGDKIELPAVLFVDGDKVTTDADKLAKVTVTAEVLGEERGPKIVIQKFKNKTGYKKRQGHRQDLTRVKVTGIK; this is encoded by the coding sequence GTGGTTTACGCAGTTGTGCGCGCCGGCGGCCGTCAGGAGAAGGTCCAGGTCGGCACGATCGTCGTCCTCGATCGTCAGCAGGCGAAGATCGGCGACAAGATCGAGCTTCCCGCGGTGCTGTTCGTCGACGGCGACAAGGTGACGACCGACGCGGACAAGCTCGCCAAGGTCACCGTGACCGCCGAGGTGCTCGGCGAGGAGCGCGGCCCGAAGATCGTGATCCAGAAGTTCAAGAACAAGACCGGCTACAAGAAGCGCCAGGGCCACCGTCAGGACCTCACGCGCGTCAAGGTCACCGGCATCAAGTAA